From the genome of Arthrobacter alpinus, one region includes:
- the thrB gene encoding homoserine kinase yields the protein MTGPTMTSPLHAAVLKVPAPGFTATVQVPGTSANLGPGFDSLGLAVSLYDTLSVSTLPSSGQGGGSMDAVLEFDLRGEGVAQLPLDATHLVVKAMDLAFARLGYRRGGLRIAAENVLPHGRGLGSSASAIVAGIMAANALVDSADQQDSQWILQLASEMEGHPDNVAPAIFGAAAISWREGQRYASAKVTPSGAVIPVVAIPNFEVKTELARGLLPATVPHADAAANSGRAALLIHALKDAPELLGAGTRDFLHQDYRAAAMPESAALVAKLREDGHAAFISGAGPTVMALANGALEADAMVAFIAGLGGEEKKTSKFGVSWRVLRLAVDLEGAKVEVHPGSQAL from the coding sequence ATGACAGGTCCCACTATGACGTCCCCGCTTCACGCCGCCGTTCTGAAAGTTCCTGCTCCGGGTTTCACCGCCACGGTGCAGGTACCCGGAACCAGTGCCAACCTGGGTCCCGGCTTTGACTCCCTGGGGCTGGCCGTTTCGCTGTATGACACGCTGAGCGTGTCGACCCTGCCGTCTTCGGGCCAGGGTGGCGGGAGCATGGATGCCGTCCTGGAATTTGATCTGCGGGGGGAAGGGGTGGCGCAGCTGCCCCTGGACGCCACCCACCTGGTGGTCAAGGCCATGGACCTGGCCTTTGCCCGTCTGGGGTACCGGCGCGGGGGTTTGCGAATTGCCGCCGAGAACGTGCTGCCGCACGGGCGGGGGCTGGGTTCCTCCGCCTCGGCTATCGTGGCTGGCATCATGGCGGCTAATGCCCTGGTCGACAGTGCCGACCAGCAGGATTCACAGTGGATCCTCCAGCTCGCCTCAGAAATGGAAGGCCATCCGGATAATGTGGCACCGGCCATCTTTGGCGCCGCCGCCATTTCATGGCGTGAGGGGCAGAGGTACGCTAGTGCCAAGGTGACGCCGTCGGGGGCCGTGATCCCGGTGGTGGCCATCCCGAACTTTGAGGTCAAGACCGAGCTGGCGCGCGGCCTGCTGCCGGCGACCGTGCCCCATGCCGACGCCGCCGCCAACTCGGGCCGGGCGGCCCTGTTGATCCACGCACTCAAAGACGCACCCGAACTGTTGGGTGCCGGGACGCGGGACTTTCTGCATCAGGACTACCGTGCCGCGGCCATGCCGGAGAGTGCTGCGCTTGTGGCGAAGCTGCGCGAGGATGGTCATGCTGCGTTCATCTCCGGTGCCGGCCCCACGGTGATGGCCCTGGCCAACGGCGCCTTGGAGGCCGACGCCATGGTGGCTTTCATCGCTGGTTTGGGCGGCGAGGAGAAAAAGACATCCAAGTTCGGCGTGTCTTGGCGTGTTCTGCGGCTGGCAGTGGACCTTGAGGGTGCTAAAGTAGAAGTGCATCCGGGTTCACAAGCGCTCTAG
- the thrC gene encoding threonine synthase: MAHQWRGVVREYAERLPVTADTRIITLGEGGTPLVFAQHLSALTGSKVYLKVEGMNPTGSFKDRGMTMAMTAAVAAGAKAVVCASTGNTSASAAAYAKQAGLTCAVLVPEGKISMGKLSQAVAHGATILQVNGNFDNCLDVARKLAESYPVFLVNSVNPARIEGQKTGAFEVVDALGDAPDYHVLPVGNAGNISAYWRGYKEYCAPYESATAGTLEAVSTHTPIMWGFQAAGAAPFVAGHPITEPDTIATAIRIGNPASWDMAIAARDESGGLIDSVTDEEILAAHRWLSAKEGVFVEPASAAGVAGILKKYAAGEVPNGKTFVVTVTGHGLKDPDWALKNTDGSAVEPTKVEFDVVTVATALGLTD; this comes from the coding sequence ATGGCTCACCAGTGGCGCGGAGTAGTCCGTGAATATGCAGAGCGTTTGCCGGTAACTGCGGATACCCGCATCATCACGCTGGGGGAGGGTGGCACACCTTTGGTGTTCGCCCAGCACCTTTCGGCGCTGACGGGTTCCAAGGTGTACCTGAAGGTTGAGGGCATGAACCCGACAGGTTCCTTCAAGGACCGCGGAATGACCATGGCCATGACGGCGGCAGTCGCCGCCGGTGCCAAGGCAGTGGTGTGTGCCTCCACGGGCAACACCTCTGCCTCGGCGGCCGCATACGCCAAACAGGCCGGTCTGACGTGTGCCGTCCTGGTGCCCGAGGGCAAGATCTCCATGGGCAAGTTGAGCCAGGCCGTGGCACACGGGGCCACCATCCTGCAGGTCAACGGCAACTTTGACAACTGCCTCGATGTGGCCCGCAAACTAGCCGAGTCCTACCCGGTGTTCCTGGTGAACTCCGTCAACCCGGCCCGCATCGAAGGCCAGAAGACAGGCGCGTTCGAGGTGGTTGATGCCTTGGGCGACGCTCCGGACTACCATGTGCTGCCCGTTGGCAACGCCGGCAACATCAGCGCGTACTGGAGGGGCTACAAGGAATACTGCGCCCCCTACGAGTCCGCCACCGCCGGCACGCTGGAGGCCGTCTCCACGCACACCCCCATCATGTGGGGCTTCCAGGCGGCCGGTGCCGCACCGTTCGTCGCAGGCCACCCCATCACCGAGCCGGACACGATTGCCACTGCCATCCGCATCGGCAACCCGGCATCCTGGGACATGGCCATTGCCGCCCGCGACGAATCCGGGGGCCTGATCGACTCGGTCACCGATGAGGAAATCCTTGCCGCGCACCGTTGGCTTTCGGCCAAGGAAGGCGTGTTCGTTGAGCCGGCCTCGGCTGCAGGCGTTGCCGGCATTTTGAAGAAGTACGCTGCCGGAGAGGTTCCCAACGGCAAGACCTTCGTGGTCACGGTCACTGGGCACGGACTGAAGGATCCTGACTGGGCGTTGAAAAACACCGACGGCAGTGCCGTGGAGCCCACTAAGGTAGAGTTCGACGTCGTCACCGTGGCCACAGCACTGGGCCTAACGGACTAG